A single window of Anaerocolumna chitinilytica DNA harbors:
- a CDS encoding sensor histidine kinase, which translates to MENNSLLYGVRDISDSILSDCDMLCTYISYNDNVQMFMVNDWFSNINSKSMREFTQLVRALPLIYKYIDSIYVYSEYNKSVYIGERKSPIKELKDISWMEEYNNLEDVSGSTIPRLKNGNYPKLITIIKPIIIDKVKRGAVVLNINSEKLHNIITTEKYQNQSDIFLINNTGNIIMSSKEDLFGAASKDTPYLKNILKSDSTGSVIKNIDGMNSVVSVIPSTKFGFTYVSRTSMLLYQNKLDQLKLQIVILSILLVILSLVFAFFTAIRSYKPVAEIIAVLEEPERFSTHGDSRNARLNELRYIISTILKQIQTNEKMKDELDSKLKMLEQSQFAMLQSQINPHFLYNTLETINWMAFDLSKSENKVSKAVNSLARLFRNNVYMGDYIISIEQEIENTINYLDILALRYGDVFESKWEIDEKVKQYSIIKICLQPIIENAVYHGIKPKGKGGLLKIQVISSEQEIVLTVSDNGVGMDSVLVSEINQKLNDRSSLSEDHIGIYNVNQRIKIVFGKEYGVSIESRKNIGTSVKIRIPLVKIQ; encoded by the coding sequence ATGGAGAACAATTCTTTGCTTTATGGTGTAAGAGATATTTCAGACAGTATACTAAGCGATTGCGATATGCTGTGTACTTATATCTCCTATAACGATAATGTTCAGATGTTTATGGTAAATGACTGGTTTTCCAATATAAACAGCAAATCTATGAGAGAGTTTACCCAGTTGGTGAGAGCTCTTCCTTTGATTTATAAGTATATAGATTCCATTTATGTCTATTCCGAATACAACAAGTCCGTTTATATCGGAGAAAGAAAAAGTCCGATTAAGGAGCTAAAGGACATCTCCTGGATGGAGGAATATAACAACCTTGAGGATGTTTCCGGCAGTACAATACCCAGGCTTAAAAATGGTAATTACCCAAAGCTTATAACCATTATCAAGCCTATTATTATTGATAAAGTTAAAAGAGGAGCGGTTGTATTAAATATCAACAGTGAGAAGCTGCATAATATCATTACTACAGAAAAATATCAGAATCAAAGTGATATTTTCTTAATCAATAATACAGGCAATATAATTATGTCCAGCAAGGAAGATTTGTTTGGAGCCGCCTCAAAAGATACCCCTTATTTGAAGAATATACTAAAAAGCGACAGCACCGGTTCTGTTATCAAAAATATTGATGGTATGAACTCCGTCGTATCCGTTATTCCTTCCACGAAGTTTGGGTTTACCTATGTCAGCCGGACCTCGATGCTTCTATACCAGAATAAACTGGACCAGTTGAAGCTGCAAATCGTAATTCTGAGTATTCTGTTAGTTATATTAAGCCTTGTATTTGCTTTTTTTACAGCGATTCGCAGCTATAAGCCGGTAGCGGAAATTATAGCAGTATTAGAGGAGCCGGAGCGATTTAGTACTCATGGTGACAGCCGGAATGCTAGATTGAATGAACTTAGATATATCATCAGCACTATTTTAAAGCAGATACAGACCAATGAAAAAATGAAAGATGAACTGGACAGCAAATTGAAAATGCTTGAGCAGTCACAATTTGCAATGCTACAATCCCAGATTAATCCCCATTTCTTATATAATACACTGGAAACAATTAACTGGATGGCCTTTGACTTAAGTAAGAGTGAGAATAAGGTATCAAAAGCAGTCAACAGTTTAGCACGGCTTTTCCGTAATAATGTTTACATGGGAGATTACATTATTTCTATTGAGCAGGAAATAGAAAACACTATAAACTACCTGGATATACTTGCCTTGCGTTACGGAGATGTCTTTGAATCCAAATGGGAGATTGATGAGAAGGTAAAGCAATATTCCATCATCAAGATATGCCTGCAGCCAATTATAGAAAACGCGGTATATCATGGAATCAAGCCTAAAGGAAAAGGCGGGTTGCTAAAGATTCAGGTCATCTCAAGTGAACAGGAAATTGTACTGACAGTAAGCGATAATGGTGTTGGGATGGATTCGGTCCTGGTATCGGAAATCAATCAGAAACTAAATGACAGGTCCAGCCTGTCAGAAGATCATATCGGCATATATAATGTGAATCAACGAATTAAAATTGTATTTGGAAAAGAATACGGAGTTTCAATTGAATCGAGGAAAAACATTGGAACTTCCGTTAAAATAAGAATCCCATTGGTAAAAATACAATGA